The stretch of DNA AATGTGTAGGTATTACCTTGTTTGAGGTACTAAATCCAAAAAACAAGGATAAAAGTGTATACAATATAGTAATGGCTTAGTTTAGGTAATAAGATGAAAGGGATATTGTTATAAATAAAAAAATATAACTGTATTAATGAGATTATAACACAGTTATATTTTATATAGCTATAGTGTATTAGCTTACTTTTTTTATTTTACCGGAACCACTGGTTTTAGCGGAGATTTTTGTTGCTGAGCCTGAATAAATAACATTACCAGAACCCGTAACTGCGGCATCTAATTCTTCATCTGTTTGTATTCTTACCTCACCTGATCCGCTAACTTTTGCAGTAGTGCTTTTAGTTTTTAAGCTACTTCCTTTAAAATTTCCGGAACCGCTAATGTAAACTTCTGCCCTAGCAGCTGAACCTGAAATATCGATAGAACCAGAACCACTGATCTTACTATTTAAACTCTTAGCATTTATCTGAGTTGATAAGTTTCCAGAACCGCTAACTACAATATCCATGTCTTCTGCGTTTAACTGATCTTCTACTTTTAAATTTCCTGATCCGCTTACTGTAAGGTCATTTAATTTTTTAGCGGTAATATAAATAGTGATCTTTTGGCTTGGCGATTTCCACATTTTGGAAGAATTCTTCCATTTAATCGTGAGCATGCGGTCATTTACTTCAGTAACGATCTGGCTTAAATCTTCTGAAGATGCTTCTATTTTAACTTTTTCCTCATTGCCCAATTTTACAATTGCATTAAAAGGACCTCCTAAAGAGATACCGTCAAAATCTTTAACAGCAGGAGTAGAGGTTGATTGAGCCGATACAACATTAAATGCTGCCACCGACATCAAAAGCATAAGCGTAATTCTTTTTAAGTGTGTCATGGTGTATGTATATAATTTTCAATTGTTTGTTTTTATAAAGACGTAAGACAATTTACGAATGTTGCATGGCAATGGAAAAAACAATAGTCGCAAATAACATGTTACAATTAATGGGTTTGTGTTAATAGTATCTATCTTTGAACCCCTCAAATTTTTAATAAAAACCATAACATATTTAATGAGTCAACACTTAAATAAGTGGCATGTAATGCTTATGGCTATGGCTACAGGCCTTATTGTAGCAAATATTTATTACAGTCAGCCGTTAATAATTTTAATCAGCAAAGAGTTTAATGTTTCGGAAAGTAATGCCGGGCAAATCAATTTCTATACACAGATGGGGTATGCACTTGGTTTGTTTTTTTGCACCCCGTTAGGAGATAAAATTGAGCGGAAGAAGCAAATAGTGCTTATGACTATAACTTCTGTAATCGCGTTACTGGGTGCTGCATTAACTCAGCATATCGTTGTTTTGAAGATCGCTGGGTTTCTGATTGGCTTTACCTCTATGGTGCCACAATTAATTATGCCGATGGCTGCTAACCTTGCCGAGCCTGAACGCAGAGGCAAAATCATAGGCACAATAATGAGTGGTTTATTAATAGGTATTCTTTTGTCGAGAACATTAAGTGGCTTCGTCGGCCAAATATGGGGTTGGCGGGAGATGTTTTATATCGCTGCCGGAATTTGTCTGGTATTGGCGGTGATCATGTATTTTACGTTTCCTGAAAGCAAACCAACATTTGAAGGCTCTTATGGTCAGTTAATGCAATCATTGCTTCACCTAGTAAAAGAACAACGAATTTTGCGCGAAGCTACTGCTATCAATGCGCTAGCTTTTGCATCTTTCGGTATGTTCTGGACAACCATGGTTTTATTATTGTCGGCAGAGCCCTTTCATTTTGGTTCTCAAACTATAGGATTATTTGGTTTGGCAGCCGGATTAGGAGCTTTAATGGCACCTTTAGTAGGGAAAATAGCCGACAAGAGTAATCCTCGTGTAACAATAGGTATTGGTATTATGAGCTTATTGCTATCCTTCGTTCTTTTATATGTATTTCGTTCAAGCGTAATCGGAATTGTGATAGGGATCATTATCCTGGATATGGGGATGCAGAGTATTCACGTTTCTAATCAAACCCGTATTTACGCATTGATACCTGAAGCAAGAAATCGTTTGAATACAATTTTCATGACCGGCAGTTTTATTGGTACTGCTTTAGGTTCAGGTATTGGTTTGTGGGTGTGGGATATTAAGCAATGGACTTCTGTTTGTTTTGTAGGTGTAGTGGTAGCAGTAATCGCAATTGTAATTTATGTTTCTACTTACCCCAACAAGAAAAATATTGCTACTGTATTAAAGTAGAACATTTGTTCTTATTATTTCATTATAAGGTAATTAGATAATTGTTTGAGAGTCAAAGTGATTATTTAATTGTTTAAATTTAATTACTGGTACAATGCTTGTGTCGTACCGGTTAAAAATCTAAAGTTTTACGACTGTTTTTTTCTTTTATGAATTCTAAATTCCGTTCTACTCTCTTTAAAGTACTAAAGATTACCGGTATTACACTGGTTAGTGTTGTTGGTTTGTTGTTAATTTTACCATTCTTTTTTAAGGACAGCATTTCTGCAAAAATCAAAGATTGGGCTAATAAAAATCTAAAAGGTGAGTTAAGTTATTCGGATGTTAGCTTATCCTTTTTTCATCATTTTCCTGCACTTACTTTAACCTTAAGTGATTTTGATCTTAAAGGATCAGCTCCTTACACTAAAGAAACATTGGTTGGCGCAAAGGAAATCGCTTTGGGTATTAATCTAAAGAGCTTATTTGAAGAAGGATTAAGGGTTGACCAAATTTTTCTTTCTAATGCTAATATCAACATCCTTGTAAATGAAGATGGTTTGGCAAATTACAATGTATATGTTCCTAAGATTGACTCGACAGCTGCTTCAAAAACAGATAGCTCTAGTTTGTCGTTAAAAATTGAACAAATACTTATAACAAACAGTCATTTGGTCTATAATGATCGTTCGCTGCCTATGCTAATTAATGCTAAAGGGTTTAATTATACCGGTAAGGGCGACCTTAGTAAAGATCTATTTGATCTTTATACAACAGCCAAAATTGATTCGCTGGATTTTTATTTCGACAGTGTACCCTATTTCCTGCATAAAGAAGTAAATGCCAGTTTGATTACCAGTATTAATACCAATTCATTGGCCTTATTGTTCCAAAAGAACGACCTGAAAATCAATAAGCTTCCTGTTCAGTTTAACGGAAAGTTTGAGTTTTTGGAGAACGGTTATGATATGGACTTTAATCTGACTACTAAAGGAGCTAATTTATACGATTTGTTTACAGCGTTTCCGCCGGAGTATCAGCAATGGTTGGAGAAAACGCAGGTGGATGGTATTACCGATGTGGTAGCAAGCTTGAAAGGGAAGTTCATTTCGGAGAAAAAACTTATGCCAACTTTCGATCTCAATATGAAAGTTCGTAATGGTTTAATAGCCAATCAAAAGGTGCCTTCTCCTATTAAAAATTTATTTCTGAATATGGATGCTAAACTGCCTGGTTTAAACCCCGACAGTGTGTACCTGAAAATTGATTCATTGTTTTTTAATATTGATAAGGATTATTTCAGTTCCATCATTACGGTAAAGGGTTTGAAAGAACCTTATGTTTATGCCAACATTAATTCTGAAATAGATCTGGATAAATGGCAGAAAGCATATGGAATTAAAGATTTTGATGTAAAAGGGAAATATACGTTGCACTTGCTTGCTGATGGATATTATAAGGTTGGTCCCGATCCTAATTCTTTGAGAAAAGATACGGCAATTTTGAGTATTCCAAAATTCACGTTAAAATCTTCTTTGCAAAAAGGGTACTTTAAATATGCCTCATTACCTCAGT from Solitalea canadensis DSM 3403 encodes:
- a CDS encoding head GIN domain-containing protein, producing the protein MTHLKRITLMLLMSVAAFNVVSAQSTSTPAVKDFDGISLGGPFNAIVKLGNEEKVKIEASSEDLSQIVTEVNDRMLTIKWKNSSKMWKSPSQKITIYITAKKLNDLTVSGSGNLKVEDQLNAEDMDIVVSGSGNLSTQINAKSLNSKISGSGSIDISGSAARAEVYISGSGNFKGSSLKTKSTTAKVSGSGEVRIQTDEELDAAVTGSGNVIYSGSATKISAKTSGSGKIKKVS
- a CDS encoding MFS transporter — its product is MSQHLNKWHVMLMAMATGLIVANIYYSQPLIILISKEFNVSESNAGQINFYTQMGYALGLFFCTPLGDKIERKKQIVLMTITSVIALLGAALTQHIVVLKIAGFLIGFTSMVPQLIMPMAANLAEPERRGKIIGTIMSGLLIGILLSRTLSGFVGQIWGWREMFYIAAGICLVLAVIMYFTFPESKPTFEGSYGQLMQSLLHLVKEQRILREATAINALAFASFGMFWTTMVLLLSAEPFHFGSQTIGLFGLAAGLGALMAPLVGKIADKSNPRVTIGIGIMSLLLSFVLLYVFRSSVIGIVIGIIILDMGMQSIHVSNQTRIYALIPEARNRLNTIFMTGSFIGTALGSGIGLWVWDIKQWTSVCFVGVVVAVIAIVIYVSTYPNKKNIATVLK